A DNA window from Candidatus Paceibacterota bacterium contains the following coding sequences:
- a CDS encoding FtsW/RodA/SpoVE family cell cycle protein, with product VIAQETGFAGSIFLIILFFFFFYRGIKIAEKTRDEFLSLVVVGLVSWIYIQAFVNIGAMLNLIPITGIPLPFISYGGSHIIAEFITVGLLLNISKFSER from the coding sequence GTTATTGCCCAGGAAACCGGCTTTGCCGGAAGCATTTTTCTTATAATTCTCTTTTTCTTTTTCTTCTATCGGGGAATAAAAATTGCCGAGAAGACAAGAGATGAATTCCTTTCTCTTGTTGTAGTTGGACTTGTTTCTTGGATATATATCCAGGCCTTTGTTAATATCGGAGCCATGCTTAATCTTATTCCCATAACCGGAATACCTCTTCCTTTTATAAGCTATGGGGGTTCTCATATAATAGCCGAGTTTATTACTGTCGGGCTTCTTCTGAATATTTCAAAATTTTCAGAAAGATGA